The Deltaproteobacteria bacterium region AAGACACTCCCGCTTCGGGAGGCTTTGCTTTTCAACAAGTCCGACTTGCACCGGAAGCGACCAGCGAGTTCCTTTTACGAGTTGCGGCGTCCGACGGACGGGAACTCCTCGCCCATCGTTTCACGGTGAAACAGAGTGCTGGTGCTGTTCAGGCAGCATCTGCTGAAGGTCTCGATACCAATATTCTTGCCAAGCCGATCCGCATCATGACTATCGATGGACTTGAGAATGTCGTCAACGAACGAACCGCTCTTCCTCACGAATGTCACGTCCCCGCCGAAACCACGGATCAGTCCGGAGTCGTTCGAGTAGCTATCTATGAAGAGAACAACCTGCTCGGTGAAATTGTCGTGGACGGCCTGCCAACCACCCTCCCTATTGCCAGTGGTGTGGACATTACGCTGAATATCCAACGCGACTACCAGATCCTCGGGAAAGCTTACGTCCCTGCCGTCGCACGCAATGGCCAAGTCGTCGTACAGCTTCCTCCAATCGTCGTCAAAGGGCTGGACGAACTACGCTTAGACTTCGAAAACTTATTGATGCGTGGAAAGGAAGCTCTAGCGGCGGCTGACCCTGGCAAAGTGTTTGCCCTCGGCAAACGGGTGCGCGAGGGGCTTGATGCCGTGCACAAGATGCTCAATGAAAAAGGGGCTGATCGGGCCAAGATCCAAGAGCGTATGGACGAGGTCGCCACCCTGATCGAGCAGCTCTCCACCGGTTGGCGGCCCGATCCCGCGCGTGAAGTCTTCATCGAGGCTGCCCAAGAAGTAGAAAATCTCATCGCTCAAGTGTGTAAGAAAAAGCCCGAAGCTGCTCAGGATGGGTACGAGCAGCAGTTGCAAGCTATCTGCAACATGGCCGAAAAAGCCTATGTCAACAAGAACACAACCACTTGGAAAGATGCGGCACGGCGCTTGGTCGACCTCCAACAACGACTGGAGAAAATGCTTAACGCGGATCTCGTTCTCCCACCGCCTGACCCGCAACAGCTGGTTTTACAACTAGGTATGGAACTGCAAAAACTGCGTGGTGAAGCCAGCAAACGAGGGCGACTCTCAGCGCTCGAGAAAGAATTTCAATCTTGCGCCGATTCGCTGAAACGTATCGATCCGAAAGATGCTGATGCCATGACACAAATCCGGGACTACTATTTGACGAAACATCAACCTTTAGAAATAAAGGTCACCGGGGAAACCGAACCTGCACTCGGGGGGGTCGTCCGGATCCTCAAATCATAAAGGGGGAGTGCCGTGTACACCTGTCCGTCTTGTAAAAATGACGATGTTGTCGGGAAAGAGCGTTGTCGCTGTGGGGCCGATTTAGGGCTGCTACAGCGATTCGTCGGCCTGTCGGACGCCTGGTTTAATCGTGCGCTTGCGCTACAGAACGAGGGTCGCTATGGCCGCGCTTTAGAGTTGCTGTCCGCCTGCTGCGTCGTCCGACCGGACGATAGCGAAGCGCGTCTTGTCCAAGCGCAAATGTTCGCTCAGCTTGGCTGTTGGCGAGAAGCCGGTGAAGCGCTGCAAGCAGTCCGAGAACTCGATC contains the following coding sequences:
- a CDS encoding tetratricopeptide repeat protein, translated to MYTCPSCKNDDVVGKERCRCGADLGLLQRFVGLSDAWFNRALALQNEGRYGRALELLSACCVVRPDDSEARLVQAQMFAQLGCWREAGEALQAVRELDPDQPELAALEAALAEAGTQRSSHDTGVVMPLTPAFEQPQQSSAPRRQRKRRVKK